The following coding sequences are from one Gemmatimonadota bacterium window:
- a CDS encoding cyclase family protein — protein sequence MTTVQWVGRTVEGIGGLLPVALLLFLLPSVGQAQVEALSGEELYIDRLGCWNCHGKSGGGGSGPAIAGTQLSLRTFATYLRLPSGEMPRVSHRLASDADLATLYRWLDGIEAPSTPLPITLSLEQSAATGGAPTEVTLTAQSAGTSLDGDPPDTGTLRYRITLQTMVPWVLEKTPVANQIVEYQLAGREDWSTFTTDDQGQALLGADQGFVLGDGRAGEPATARLRTVLPAGRHALVVEALHGTDPDELGLVGIGTVVLRGADASLVAAQPSAPAAAQQQTAIEPHPATQRPDKLVTHEQMLEWEQEMKNWGRWGPDDQRGTLNLITPEKTRAAVSLVREGISVSLYHFPEMAMTIDNGNMRVEPKHWMPGLDPETGEVRGALDAISFAIHDGGNSHIDALCHYVVQSDRENPTVYNGKPQNLNAEGCGSGSIDNMGPGYVTRGILVDIPLLKGVEYLDKRQPIFVEDLEAWEEFAGITIGSGDAVFVRTGRWARREAEGPWNYAGETAGLHASVLPWLKERDIAILGGDAVSDVQPSGVEGIWRRPIHDILIPIWGTATIDNGYFKDVAELAARLQRWEFMVSWTMMPVPNGTASPFMGLATF from the coding sequence ATGACGACGGTCCAGTGGGTAGGTAGAACGGTCGAAGGCATCGGCGGACTCTTGCCCGTTGCTCTCCTGCTCTTCCTGCTGCCATCGGTGGGTCAGGCGCAGGTGGAAGCGCTCTCGGGCGAAGAGCTCTACATCGACCGCCTGGGATGCTGGAATTGCCACGGCAAGTCCGGCGGTGGAGGATCCGGGCCCGCCATTGCCGGGACCCAGCTTTCGCTGCGGACCTTCGCCACGTATCTCCGGCTCCCGAGCGGGGAGATGCCCAGGGTCTCCCACCGGCTCGCGTCCGACGCCGACCTGGCGACGCTGTATCGCTGGCTGGATGGCATCGAAGCGCCGAGCACACCCCTCCCCATCACGCTGAGTCTCGAGCAGTCCGCGGCCACCGGGGGGGCGCCCACCGAGGTGACGTTGACCGCGCAGTCGGCGGGGACGAGCCTCGACGGCGATCCACCGGACACCGGCACGTTGCGATATCGCATCACGCTGCAGACCATGGTGCCCTGGGTACTGGAAAAGACGCCGGTCGCCAATCAGATAGTCGAATACCAACTGGCCGGAAGGGAAGACTGGTCGACGTTCACGACCGACGACCAGGGCCAGGCTTTGCTGGGCGCCGACCAGGGTTTCGTGCTGGGCGATGGGCGCGCCGGCGAACCGGCCACCGCCCGACTCCGCACCGTGTTGCCCGCGGGAAGGCACGCGCTCGTGGTCGAGGCGCTTCACGGCACTGACCCGGACGAGTTGGGCCTCGTGGGCATCGGGACGGTGGTCCTGAGGGGCGCGGATGCCTCCCTCGTGGCAGCTCAGCCGTCGGCACCGGCGGCGGCCCAGCAGCAGACGGCGATCGAGCCGCACCCCGCGACCCAGCGGCCCGACAAGCTGGTCACCCACGAGCAGATGCTGGAGTGGGAGCAGGAGATGAAGAACTGGGGCCGCTGGGGCCCCGACGACCAGCGCGGCACGCTGAATCTGATCACGCCGGAAAAGACCAGGGCGGCCGTGAGCCTGGTGCGAGAGGGGATCTCGGTGTCGCTCTATCACTTCCCGGAAATGGCGATGACCATCGACAACGGGAACATGCGGGTCGAGCCGAAGCACTGGATGCCGGGGCTCGATCCCGAGACCGGCGAGGTCCGCGGCGCCCTCGACGCGATCAGCTTCGCGATCCACGATGGCGGCAACTCCCACATCGACGCGCTCTGTCACTACGTCGTGCAGAGCGACAGGGAGAACCCGACGGTCTACAACGGGAAGCCGCAAAACCTCAACGCCGAGGGCTGCGGAAGCGGCTCGATCGACAACATGGGCCCGGGCTACGTCACGCGGGGCATCCTGGTCGATATCCCGTTGCTGAAGGGGGTCGAGTATCTCGACAAGAGGCAGCCGATCTTCGTGGAGGACCTCGAAGCGTGGGAGGAGTTCGCGGGCATCACGATCGGCAGCGGCGACGCGGTGTTCGTCCGGACGGGCCGGTGGGCGCGGCGCGAAGCGGAGGGCCCCTGGAACTACGCGGGCGAGACCGCGGGCCTGCACGCGTCGGTACTACCCTGGCTGAAGGAGCGCGACATCGCGATCCTCGGCGGAGACGCCGTGTCTGATGTCCAGCCGTCGGGCGTGGAAGGCATCTGGCGGCGCCCGATTCACGACATCCTGATACCGATCTGGGGGACCGCCACGATCGACAACGGATATTTCAAGGATGTCGCCGAGCTCGCTGCCCGTCTGCAGCGGTGGGAGTTCATGGTCTCCTGGACGATGATGCCGGTGCCAAACGGAACCGCCTCGCCGTTCATGGGGCTCGCGACGTTCTAG
- a CDS encoding FAD-dependent oxidoreductase yields the protein MTRQDESNSTLSRRHFLGGAVAGVAAGALDAAPIGAEQAQEAVQEMRTDVVVCGSGIGGLTAAVRAQRAGARVIVLEKAYEAGGTTAHSEGVVWTSESYEQIRETSPHGDPVVQRTIFDNLPRAFDFYDDLGAPLGAARPGRTRSRAIPPVAWVNFMVDEFERGGGTLMVETAMLRVLTNSSYEVIGVLAEGEQGLIRILARSVVLATGGWAGSAQLVTQNITRYYGSLHQRNASFGGRKPSLTGDGFWAATQIGAAPTEGGWDGFYGHGMPARPTKQMQNPLTNYSTYHGNWSVVVNLHGRRFADETQGKQAGTPRGGGEQLINQEVARQPEATATYIWDEPVNARRACAACGLGDIDKFIAFKDIGAPVATADTLEELTAQMEAWGRGIPAAVVQQQLDEYNQAAKNGKAWALPVPKMIEAQATPLAQPPFYAVMVQAGITATYGGLRVNAQGQVLSRTLRPIRGLYAAGVDIGNHSTYVYLGNLCVGAVFGYISGPNAANQPEPRGGWETGPLN from the coding sequence ATGACGAGACAAGATGAGTCCAACTCGACCCTCTCACGCCGGCACTTTCTCGGCGGCGCCGTGGCAGGCGTGGCTGCCGGGGCCTTGGACGCGGCGCCGATCGGCGCAGAGCAGGCGCAGGAAGCCGTACAGGAGATGCGAACCGACGTCGTTGTCTGCGGCAGCGGCATCGGTGGTCTGACCGCCGCGGTGCGCGCGCAGCGGGCGGGCGCCCGCGTGATCGTTCTCGAGAAGGCCTACGAGGCTGGCGGCACCACCGCCCACTCGGAAGGGGTCGTCTGGACGTCCGAGAGCTACGAACAGATACGCGAGACCTCGCCGCACGGCGATCCGGTCGTGCAGCGCACCATCTTCGACAACCTGCCCCGGGCCTTCGACTTCTACGACGACCTGGGCGCGCCGCTCGGTGCGGCGCGACCCGGCCGCACGAGAAGCCGGGCGATCCCGCCCGTGGCCTGGGTCAACTTCATGGTCGACGAATTCGAGCGCGGCGGCGGAACCCTGATGGTGGAGACCGCTATGCTGCGCGTGCTTACGAATTCGAGCTACGAGGTCATCGGGGTGCTGGCCGAAGGCGAGCAGGGCCTGATCCGCATTCTCGCCCGCTCGGTCGTGCTCGCGACCGGCGGCTGGGCCGGCAGCGCACAGCTCGTGACCCAGAACATCACCCGCTACTACGGCAGCCTGCATCAGCGGAACGCGAGCTTCGGGGGACGCAAGCCCTCGCTCACCGGTGACGGCTTCTGGGCCGCCACGCAGATCGGCGCGGCGCCGACCGAGGGGGGCTGGGACGGCTTCTACGGCCATGGCATGCCCGCACGCCCGACCAAGCAGATGCAGAATCCGCTGACCAATTACTCCACCTACCACGGCAACTGGTCGGTCGTGGTGAACCTGCACGGCCGGCGGTTCGCGGACGAGACCCAGGGCAAGCAGGCCGGCACACCGCGGGGTGGCGGCGAGCAGCTGATCAACCAGGAGGTGGCCCGGCAGCCGGAAGCGACCGCCACCTACATCTGGGATGAGCCGGTCAACGCGAGACGCGCCTGCGCGGCTTGCGGTCTGGGCGACATCGACAAGTTCATCGCGTTCAAGGACATCGGGGCGCCGGTCGCTACGGCCGACACGTTGGAGGAGCTCACTGCTCAGATGGAGGCCTGGGGACGTGGGATCCCGGCCGCGGTCGTGCAGCAACAGCTCGACGAGTACAACCAGGCGGCGAAGAACGGCAAGGCCTGGGCCCTGCCGGTTCCGAAGATGATCGAGGCACAGGCGACGCCGCTCGCACAGCCGCCGTTCTATGCGGTGATGGTGCAGGCCGGCATCACGGCGACGTACGGGGGGCTGCGGGTCAACGCCCAGGGCCAGGTGCTCTCCCGGACCCTGAGACCGATCCGGGGACTTTACGCGGCCGGCGTCGACATCGGCAATCACTCCACCTACGTGTACTTGGGCAACCTGTGCGTCGGCGCCGTGTTCGGATACATCTCGGGGCCCAACGCGGCGAACCAGCCGGAGCCCCGGGGCGGCTGGGAGACGGGCCCGCTCAACTAA
- a CDS encoding cyclase family protein: MLRRVVVPVLVLGALVTLTAAGLRSASPSPSPQQARPQAHPSTQDPSVLVTLATLEQWETELSNWGRWGPDDQRGTLNLITPEKTRAAARLVQDGVTVTLAHFVSEEEAIDSQTFGPTRHWMTSVDPNTGAVRFALDAISYSLHDGQLAHMDALCHYATERDGEQVIFNGYPQNLDLDGCKDLAIDRMGPGYVTRAILVDMPLLRGVDWLEESTPIYVSDLEEWERFAGVTVSSGDVLLVRGGRWAKREQEGPWSYGQTGAGLHASVLPWLKERGVAVLVGDAVNDVQPSGVQGINRPVHTMTQVFIGLPLVDNGYLEDVAREAAARRRWEFMISWQITSVPGGTASPFNAIATF; this comes from the coding sequence ATGCTAAGACGTGTCGTCGTCCCGGTCCTGGTATTGGGCGCCCTGGTCACCCTCACCGCCGCCGGGTTGCGATCCGCTTCCCCTAGTCCTAGTCCGCAGCAGGCGCGTCCCCAGGCCCATCCCTCGACGCAGGATCCGTCGGTGCTGGTCACCCTGGCGACCCTGGAGCAGTGGGAAACCGAGCTGTCGAACTGGGGCCGATGGGGTCCCGACGACCAGCGCGGCACGCTGAACCTCATCACCCCGGAGAAGACCCGGGCGGCTGCCCGGCTGGTGCAAGACGGGGTGACGGTCACGCTGGCGCATTTCGTGAGTGAGGAGGAGGCGATCGACAGCCAGACCTTCGGGCCCACCAGGCACTGGATGACCTCGGTCGATCCGAACACCGGCGCGGTCCGCTTCGCCCTCGACGCGATAAGCTATTCGTTGCACGACGGCCAGCTCGCGCACATGGACGCCCTGTGCCACTACGCCACCGAGCGCGACGGGGAACAGGTGATCTTCAACGGATATCCGCAGAATCTCGATCTGGACGGGTGCAAGGACCTCGCGATCGACCGCATGGGCCCCGGCTATGTGACGCGCGCGATCTTGGTGGACATGCCGCTGCTGCGCGGTGTGGACTGGCTGGAGGAGAGCACACCGATCTACGTGTCGGACCTCGAGGAGTGGGAACGGTTCGCGGGGGTCACGGTCAGCAGCGGCGATGTGCTACTCGTGCGGGGCGGACGCTGGGCCAAGCGTGAGCAGGAAGGCCCCTGGAGCTATGGACAGACCGGGGCCGGTCTGCACGCCTCGGTATTGCCCTGGCTGAAGGAGCGGGGCGTTGCAGTACTCGTCGGAGACGCGGTGAACGACGTGCAGCCGTCCGGCGTGCAGGGCATCAACCGCCCGGTGCACACCATGACGCAGGTCTTCATCGGACTGCCGCTCGTCGACAACGGGTATCTCGAGGACGTGGCCAGGGAGGCCGCGGCACGGAGGCGGTGGGAGTTCATGATCTCCTGGCAGATCACGAGCGTCCCGGGCGGAACCGCGAGTCCGTTCAACGCCATCGCGACATTCTGA